The DNA region GGTAGGTTGATAAATTAAAAAGCCGTATATCAATTGAAATACGGCTTACAATGTACTAATTATTTTAAAAGGAGTAGCGAAAATTTGATTATTCAATATCAGCTATTCCGAACGTTTTACTAGATATCAAAAGAAATACTAAATCCACCTATAGTGGTTAGTTGGCTAATGCTTTGGCATTAAATTTTTTAGCCATTACTCTTGCTTTCGGTAAATAAGCCTTTAAATCGGCTATTCTTGACTGGTTAGATGGGTGTGTACTTAAAATTTGTGGCGGTGCTTGACCAGCTCCATCGCGTTGGCTCATTCTGACCCAAACCTCAGCAGCTTCTTCACCATTATAGCCTGCCATAATCATAAATACCAATCCCAGTCTATCGGCTTCACGCTCATGGGTTCTACTAAAAGGTAACATTACGCCAACTGTTGAGCCAATTCCGTAAGCAGTATTCCAAATTTGACGTTGTTCAGGTGATTTATTAGCCGTTGCTACCGCTACGGCCACACCTCCTAATTGTTGTAACGTACCTGTTGACATACGCTCTTGGCCATGTTTGGCAAAAGCATGGGCTACCTCGTGACCCATCACAGCAGCAATACCATCTTCATTTTTACAAATAGGTAAAATACCGGTATAAAAAACCACCTTGCCACCTGGCATACACCAAGCATTTACAGTTTTATCTTCAATTAAATTGAACTCCCATTTATAACTATCTGCTTCTGCTTGCATACCGTTAACCCGCATAAATCGATCTACTGCTTGAGATATTCTAGCACCAATTTCTTTTATTTGCTTTGTTTTAGCTGCATTTGTAGATAATTTATTTTCAGCTAAAAATCCTTGATACTGAGCAAAAGCCATCGGCAATACTTGTGCATCACTTACAAAATTTACTCTTTTTCTACCCGTAATTGGCACTGTACTACAGCTTATTAAAAATAGGGTTACTACAGTCAGGGTAATTATTTTTTTCATCTTTAATATGTTATGTTTTTAAATTGTAAAAGTAAATATACAAAAATTGTTTAACTTCGTAATTATATATTATTACAGCCAATAATTCAAAATTAATGCCAAAAAAAAACACCTTTGAGGTACCCAGTTCAATTATCGGAACCGGACAGTTCTTACAATTATTCTCAAGTAAATTAGCTTCAAATTTTGCATTAAAACTTTTTACTGCACCTCCTAAGTTTAAAGTTCCCGAAAGAGAAGAAATGATGCGTAAGAGTGCAAAAAATATTATGGTTAATATTGCTGCTATAGAAAAAGAAGTGAATATTTATGAATATGGATTTTCCAAAACAAAAATACTATTAGTACACGGTTGGGCTGGGCGTGGTACACAACTCTATGAAATTGCAGACAAATTATTGGAAAACGGCATGATGGTTATTAGTGTTGACCTGCCATCACACGGATTGTCCTCTGGGAAAACGACCAATTTAATTGAATGTATTGCCACTATCGAATTTCTAAATGAAAAATTTGGTCCTTTTGAAGCTGCTATTGGACATTCATTTGGAGGTATGGCATTATTGGCATCCTTATCAAAAAAATCTTTTTTAAATAAATTAGTTACAATAGGCATTGAAGGTTCAAACAATAAAATTTTAGATGTTTTTGTGCAAAAATTGAAGTTAAAACCAAAAGTTGCTGAAACAATGCGTAAGCAAATTAAATCAAAGTTTAAAGTACATCTAGAATCATTAGCTGCACTTACAAGTGCAAAAAAAGTAAAAATTCCCACCTTGGTAGTTCACGATACCCAAGATAAAGATGTAGATGTAAGTTCGGCTTACAAAATACGACAAAATTTAGCAAATGGTAGGCTCATAATTACGAACGGTTTAGGGCATCGAAAAATACTAAGAGACCATAGTACTATAAATAAAATTATAGATTTTTTAAAAAGTTAAAAATGAAGAATACACTTATATTATTAATTATTTCATTAACAATGAGTTGTACAAGTACAGCTCAAAAAAATAATACTAAAAGTAAAAAAACAACTGAAAAAAAAGATAAAATCGTGAAAACAGAAGCAGAGTGGAAAGCTCAATTGACAGATCAAGAATATTATGTTTTACGTCAAAAAGGTACTGACAGACCAGGTGATGGTGGTTATACAAAACATTTCGAAAAAGGCACCTATGTTTGTAGAGCTTGTAATGCCCAGTTATTTGAGTCTGGAAGTAAATACGAAAGCCACTGTGGTTGGCCTTCTTTTGATGATGCCATTCCTGGCACTATAGATTTCACCAAAGATATAAGTCATGGTATGATTAGAACTGAAATAACTTGTACCAAATGTGAAGGCCACTTAGGGCATATTTTTGATGATGGACCTAAAGAGACAACTGGGAAACGCTATTGTGTTAATACTAGTTCCATTAAGTTTGTCCCAGCTGAGAAAAAATAATTGATAATATTTTATTAACTTTAGAGTCCTTGTAATGAGGACTCTTTTTTTGCAGCATGAATAAAAATTATATCAAAAGCATACAGAAGCAATTTGCCTATTACAAAAGTTTGGGAGATAAGACTTTTGAACAACTTAACGACACCGAAATTCATTGGCAGTTTAATAATGATAGTAATAGTATTGCTATTATAACAAAACACATAGTTGGAAATATGCTATCGCGTTGGACTAATTTTTATACTGAAGATGGTGAAAAAGATTGGCGGCACAGAGATACCGAATTTGAAGATACCTATACTTCAAAAACCGAAATGACAACAGCTTGGGAAAAAGGTTGGGATTGTTTATTTAATATAATCAATCAACTTAAAGCAGAAGATTTAGAACGCATTATTTATATAAGGAACGAAGGCCATACTGTTTTAGAAGCAATAAATAGGCAATTGTGCCACTATTCATATCATGTTGGGCAATTGGTTTATGCTGGTAAATTGATTAAAAGTGAACAATGGAAAAGTCTTTCAATTCCTAAAAACGAATCTTCAACTTACAATAAAGAAAAATTTGACAGAGAAAAACATCGTGGTCATTTTACGGATGGCCTATAATGCCTTTAAATAATCAATCTTAAGATTAAAACTTAATGATATATCCCTCTTCTTTAAAATGCTTTTCGATAAGGTTTCTATTGATTATTTTTTTTATAGCATCTTGTAAAAAGCAAATATCCGAATCAGTTACTACACAAAATTTTTGCGATTCCATACAAAGAAATGATAGCATCACCCTTTCTAAGGAATTAGCTGATATAGCTGAAAAAATGCAAGCTAAAACCGGTGTTTACGTTTTAGAAGATGGCGGTGGCTCGTTAATTACTAGAGCTTGGCTTACCGATTATGCTGAAAAAACTATTGATATTCAGTATTTTATTTTTTCTACGGATAACGTGGGACTTATTGCTTGTGATTATTTGGTTAGAGCAGCAGACCGAGGTGTAAAAGTGCGAATTTTGGTTGATGATATTATGGTTGACGCGGATTTAGAAGATGTTTTAATGATGGACTCCCACGAAAATATCAGCATTAAAGTCTATAACCCAGGTGTTAATCTAGGTAAAAGTATTGTCGGCAAACTTAAAAAGTTTGCTACCGACTTTAGAAATGCTAATTTACGAATGCATAATAAAACCTTTATTGTTGATAGTAAAGTAGTTGTTACAGGCGGGCGTAATATTGCTGATGAATATTTTGATTATGACCACGAGTATAACTTTAGAGACAGGGATGTACTTTTATTGGGTAAAATTGCTCCAAAAGTAGAGCGATCTTTTGAACAATTTTGGAATAATGATTTAAGTGTTCCCATTCAAAGTTTAACGGATGAGTTACCAGAAAATTTTAATGATTCCAACCGATTTGAAAAATTACATCAATATGCGTGTAATCCCGAAAATTTTTGGCCTCAAATTCGTTCACAAATTGAAAATTTACCTACTGCATTTAAAAACATTAAAGAATCTGGTGGTTTGGTTTGGACCGACCAAGTAGAATTCGTCTCCGATGCACCAGGAAAAAATGACGGATCCGAAGGTTTGGGCGGCGGTGGTTACACTACTGACGCTCTAATTAAATTGGTTAAAAACGCCAAAACTTCTTTAGACATTCAAACGCCTTATTTAATTACTACTGAATTAAGTCGTAATCTATTTAGTGATGCCATAAAACGCGGAGTAAAAATTAGGATTCTGACCAATAGTCTAGCTTCAACAGATAATTTAGAAGCCTTTAATGGTTATCAACGGGACAGAAAAGCTTTGTTGGAAACAGGTGTAGAAATCTACGAATTTAAACCCGATGCCGAAGAACGTTTTAAAATAATGACAGGTGAACTGCAGGCAAAATTAGATTTTAAACCCATTTTTGGGTTGCATTCAAAATCTATGATTATTGATAATGAAACAACGGTTATAGGCACTTTTAATCTCGACCCTAGAAGTGCCAATCTAAATACTGAATGTTTAGCAATTATTCATGACAAAAAAGTAACCGAAGGTGTTTTAAAAGGTATGGAAATAGAATTTAAACCTGAAAATTCTTGGCGGACAACATTGGATTTTAATCCCGACAATAAAGTCAAAATAGGTAAACGTATAAAAACTTGGACACGCAAAATTGTACCTAAAGAGATTTTGTAGAAGTTTTGTTAAATATCAAAACAGCAAGATTTAGGCAATAAAAAATGATTAATAATCGGCTTTAACTTTGAGTATTTCGTTGATATTTGTTGTGTATTTTGGAGATAAATGTTCTTGACGCATTTTCCACGTTCGTTTCAGGTCTTGATTGGCCAATTTCAATTTATAGTCGCCATATTTATTGTTTAGTTCATCCAATGCGGACATCAACGGTCGGTGCTTAGGATTCTCATGGTTAAATAAATCCAATTGATGATTATCGGTAGGTACCAATCCTGTAACAATAACACCTGCACGTTTATATTTTACACCTTTTTTAAAGATTCTAGCAACCGCTTTAACGGCAGCATTACTTATAACCAGTGATGAATTTGTAGGATAAGGAAATGCCACTGTAGTATTTGCCCTATGGCGTGGTGTATCTTTTTTATGTCTATCGCTGCTTAACAGTACAATTATCATATGACAGCTTGAATTTTGTTTTCGCAACTTTTCGGCACAACTACTGGCAAAAGTCGATACGCGTTCTTGTATATTTATTAAATCAGAAAAAGTATATTCAAAGCTTCTGGTGGTAGCAATTGCTTTTTTAGCTTTATAATTATCTAATTGCAACGTGGCAATACCTTCCAAATCTTTTTTTAATTTCCATTCAGTTATCGAGAAATTTTTCAGTACCCACTCATCTGACAATTGTGAAAAATCGTAAGCTGTTCTAACATTTTTAGCTTTTAAACGCTTTTGCAAGCCATAACCAATGCCCCAGACTGAGGCTATTTTAGTCCATTTTAAGGCTTTTATACGTTTTTCATCAGAATCGATTACAAATATGCCATTGGTTTGTTCGGGGAATTTACGAGCAATTTTATTAGCCACTTTAGACAAGGCTTTTGTCGGGGCAATGCCAACACAAGTAGGAAGTCCAGTCCATTTTAAAATGCGTTGTCTGATATCGTTTCCGTAACTATTAAAATTGTAATTTTCAAATCCTTTAAATTGTAAAAAAGCTTCATCAATACTATATACGTCAACATCGGGTGTAAATTGTTGTAAAATGGACATTACCCTGCTGCTCATATCACCATACAGCGGGTAATTTGAAGAAAACACATGGATGTTATTTTCTTTAAAGAACAGTTTGTACTTAAAAGCAGGAGCTCCCATTGGCAACTCTAAAGCTTTTGCTTCATCGCTTCGAGCGATTACACAACCATCATTATTTGATAAAATAGCAATTGGCTTATGACGTAAATCAGGGTTAAAAGCCCTTTCGCACGAAGCATAAAAATTATTACAATCTACAAGTGCAAACATTTTGTAAAGGTAAATAAAACTATTTTTATACTATTGATTTGATTAGTTTATGCTTAACAAATTT from Aureibaculum sp. 2308TA14-22 includes:
- a CDS encoding M48 family metallopeptidase, whose translation is MKKIITLTVVTLFLISCSTVPITGRKRVNFVSDAQVLPMAFAQYQGFLAENKLSTNAAKTKQIKEIGARISQAVDRFMRVNGMQAEADSYKWEFNLIEDKTVNAWCMPGGKVVFYTGILPICKNEDGIAAVMGHEVAHAFAKHGQERMSTGTLQQLGGVAVAVATANKSPEQRQIWNTAYGIGSTVGVMLPFSRTHEREADRLGLVFMIMAGYNGEEAAEVWVRMSQRDGAGQAPPQILSTHPSNQSRIADLKAYLPKARVMAKKFNAKALAN
- a CDS encoding alpha/beta fold hydrolase gives rise to the protein MPKKNTFEVPSSIIGTGQFLQLFSSKLASNFALKLFTAPPKFKVPEREEMMRKSAKNIMVNIAAIEKEVNIYEYGFSKTKILLVHGWAGRGTQLYEIADKLLENGMMVISVDLPSHGLSSGKTTNLIECIATIEFLNEKFGPFEAAIGHSFGGMALLASLSKKSFLNKLVTIGIEGSNNKILDVFVQKLKLKPKVAETMRKQIKSKFKVHLESLAALTSAKKVKIPTLVVHDTQDKDVDVSSAYKIRQNLANGRLIITNGLGHRKILRDHSTINKIIDFLKS
- the msrB gene encoding peptide-methionine (R)-S-oxide reductase MsrB; this translates as MKNTLILLIISLTMSCTSTAQKNNTKSKKTTEKKDKIVKTEAEWKAQLTDQEYYVLRQKGTDRPGDGGYTKHFEKGTYVCRACNAQLFESGSKYESHCGWPSFDDAIPGTIDFTKDISHGMIRTEITCTKCEGHLGHIFDDGPKETTGKRYCVNTSSIKFVPAEKK
- a CDS encoding DUF1572 family protein, which gives rise to MNKNYIKSIQKQFAYYKSLGDKTFEQLNDTEIHWQFNNDSNSIAIITKHIVGNMLSRWTNFYTEDGEKDWRHRDTEFEDTYTSKTEMTTAWEKGWDCLFNIINQLKAEDLERIIYIRNEGHTVLEAINRQLCHYSYHVGQLVYAGKLIKSEQWKSLSIPKNESSTYNKEKFDREKHRGHFTDGL
- a CDS encoding phospholipase D family protein is translated as MQAKTGVYVLEDGGGSLITRAWLTDYAEKTIDIQYFIFSTDNVGLIACDYLVRAADRGVKVRILVDDIMVDADLEDVLMMDSHENISIKVYNPGVNLGKSIVGKLKKFATDFRNANLRMHNKTFIVDSKVVVTGGRNIADEYFDYDHEYNFRDRDVLLLGKIAPKVERSFEQFWNNDLSVPIQSLTDELPENFNDSNRFEKLHQYACNPENFWPQIRSQIENLPTAFKNIKESGGLVWTDQVEFVSDAPGKNDGSEGLGGGGYTTDALIKLVKNAKTSLDIQTPYLITTELSRNLFSDAIKRGVKIRILTNSLASTDNLEAFNGYQRDRKALLETGVEIYEFKPDAEERFKIMTGELQAKLDFKPIFGLHSKSMIIDNETTVIGTFNLDPRSANLNTECLAIIHDKKVTEGVLKGMEIEFKPENSWRTTLDFNPDNKVKIGKRIKTWTRKIVPKEIL
- a CDS encoding Y-family DNA polymerase; the protein is MFALVDCNNFYASCERAFNPDLRHKPIAILSNNDGCVIARSDEAKALELPMGAPAFKYKLFFKENNIHVFSSNYPLYGDMSSRVMSILQQFTPDVDVYSIDEAFLQFKGFENYNFNSYGNDIRQRILKWTGLPTCVGIAPTKALSKVANKIARKFPEQTNGIFVIDSDEKRIKALKWTKIASVWGIGYGLQKRLKAKNVRTAYDFSQLSDEWVLKNFSITEWKLKKDLEGIATLQLDNYKAKKAIATTRSFEYTFSDLINIQERVSTFASSCAEKLRKQNSSCHMIIVLLSSDRHKKDTPRHRANTTVAFPYPTNSSLVISNAAVKAVARIFKKGVKYKRAGVIVTGLVPTDNHQLDLFNHENPKHRPLMSALDELNNKYGDYKLKLANQDLKRTWKMRQEHLSPKYTTNINEILKVKADY